A genomic region of Eriocheir sinensis breed Jianghai 21 unplaced genomic scaffold, ASM2467909v1 Scaffold594, whole genome shotgun sequence contains the following coding sequences:
- the LOC126993271 gene encoding SCAN domain-containing protein 3-like, with the protein MAKCRGLGFDGASAMMGKFKGCAAVLMKKYTLAKPIHCSDHRQNLVLTKPCDVKEVKIALQTLTEVCNFVHSSNMHCLRFTEVVKLTSAKREELVPLCPTRWIERHDAVLVFVEFLPVIAVFLEEELDATAGLLLIAIHVPRFLVGLVVVECTLAHTLKPSRTLQRKDGDLVSAYARFVASRPFLASSEQMWRIISTMCS; encoded by the coding sequence atggccaagtgcaggggacttggtttcgatggagcaagtgccatgatgggaaaattcaaagggtgtgccgcagtactcatgaagaagtacaccctggccaagccgaTCCACTGCTctgaccaccggcagaatctagtactgacgaagccgtgtgacgtcaaggaagtgaagatcgctcttcaaacactgaccgaggtgtgcaacttcgttcattcttcaaaTATGCACtgtctccgcttcacagaggttgtcaagcttacctcggccaagcgcgaagagcttgttcccctgtgccccaccaggtggattgagaggcatgacgcagtgctggtttttgttgaatttctgcctgtcatcgctgtttttctcgaggaagaacttgacgccaccgctgggctccttctcatcgccatacatgttccccgctttctcgttggactggttgtagtggagtgtacattggcgcatactctcaagccaagccgaactcttcagagaaaagatggcgacctggtgtcagcctatgcccgattcgtggcatcgagaccatttttggcaagttcagagcagatgtggagaatcatttccacgatgtgttcatga